A genomic segment from Bufo bufo chromosome 8, aBufBuf1.1, whole genome shotgun sequence encodes:
- the LOC120977616 gene encoding olfactory receptor 1009-like, with the protein MHCSSTTIYTASYMEDSNQTMVTFFIIKGISSLPKLQFLIFLLVLLIYLFTLGGNMTILLLVCIDPHLHTPMYFFLANLSILDISSSTISLHKILEANITGNNYVSFLCCIIQFYIFSCLACNQLLILTAMSYDRYVAICRPLQYPIIMNSKVCGLLAMACWVTSFIEVIPYVALLSTFTCYKSNIINHFFCDLVPLLSLSCSDTSTLKLLSLIEGLLLLTLAPFVLTFTPYVFIISSILRIRSNIGRRKAFYTCSSHLTVVILLYVTLVCQYLRPTTADSLESNKLFSLFNTAAVPMLNPLIYSLKNRDVKSSLRRRLKLAKYQ; encoded by the coding sequence ATGCACTGTTCCAGCACAACCATATATACAGCATCATACATGGAAGACAGTAACCAAACAATGGTGACCTTCTTCATTATTAAGGGAATTTCCAGTCTTCCAAAGTTGCAGTTTCTGATTTTCCTTCTGGTTCTTCTAATTTATCTCTTCACTCTTGGGGGAAACATGACCATTCTTTTGCTGGTCTGCATAGACCCTCACCTTCACACTCCTATGTACTTCTTCTTGGCTAACTTGTCCATCTTGGACATTTCTTCCAGCACCATCAGTCTACATAAGATCCTGGAAGCCAATATAACAGGAAATAACTATGTTTCTTTCCTTTGTTGCATAATACAGTTCTACATATTTTCTTGCTTGGCTTGCAATCAGTTGTTGATCTTGACGGCCATGAGTTACGATCGTTACGTTGCCATTTGCAGACCTTTACAATACCCTATCATCATGAACTCTAAAGTGTGTGGTCTATTAGCCATGGCCTGTTGGGTTACTTCCTTCATAGAAGTAATACCATACGTTGCATTGTTATCCACATTCACATGTTATAAATCCAACATCATCAATCACTTCTTCTGTGATCTTGTGCCTCTTCTAAGTCTTTCCTGCAGTGACACCTCCACCTTGAAGCTCCTGAGCCTTATTGAAGGACTGTTACTTTTAACCCTTGCACCTTTTGTTCTTACCTTTACTCCATATGTGTTCATCATATCCTCCATTCTGAGGATCCGCTCTAACATTGGGAGACGTAAAGCCTTCTACACATGTTCCTCCCACCTTACTGTCGTTATCCTTCTCTATGTGACCCTGGTTTGTCAATACCTTAGACCGACCACAGCAGACTCTTTAGAGTCCAATAAGTTGTTCTCTCTCTTTAACACAGCTGCTGTCCCCATGCTTAACCCACTGATCTACAGCTTAAAAAACAGAGATGTGAAATCATCATTAAGAAGGAGACTAAAACTAGCAAAATATCAGTGA
- the LOC120977688 gene encoding class I histocompatibility antigen, F10 alpha chain-like, translating into MEGIYALILIFHAISWVHADSHSLRYFYTGVSAPGSGLPEFSIVGYMDDQQTELYNSDIGKCVPVATWVRKERPEQWLKRTLISKANEALFKHEVKIVMKRFNHTEGFHFAQVMHSCELKDDGSIVNYEEFRYDGREYMYLDIKTGLFISTMAEAQITTQRWNSPDVRAGERIRNYLANECIDRLRRYVVYGREDLERRVRPAVKVTGRKSDKVTKLHCLVYGFHPRAVDVKWMKNGIDEVPSYETTHVLPNPDGTYQIRVSVEVIPKEGESYSCYVDHSSLKEPLLVKLEPKQDSPLMMIIIVVVVVVVLICVIAVVVLFKKIRNSYTAANTSDTPADTSNEVDEEL; encoded by the exons ACAGTCACTCCCTTCGCTATTTTTACACGGGAGTCTCAGCCCCGGGATCCGGCTTGCCTGAATTCTCCATAGTTGGTTACATGGATGATCAGCAAACTGAGTTATACAATAGTGATATCGGCAAATGTGTTCCTGTGGCTACGTGGGTGAGGAAGGAGAGACCTGAGCAATGGTTGAAAAGGACACTGATTAGTAAAGCAAACGAAGCTTTATTCAAACATGAAGTGAAGATAGTGATGAAGCGGTTCAACCATACTGAAG GCTTCCATTTTGCTCAGGTGATGCACAGCTGTGAGCTGAAAGATGACGGCAGCATTGTAAATTATGAGGAGTTCCGATATGACGGAAGAGAATACATGTACCTGGATATAAAGACGGGATTATTCATCTCTACCATGGCCGAGGCTCAGATCACCACGCAGAGATGGAACAGCCCGGATGTGAGAGCCGGGGAGAGAATCAGGAATTACCTAGCGAATGAATGCATTGATCGGCTGAGGAGATACGTTGTATATGGGAGAGAAGATCTGGAGCGGAGAG TTCGGCCAGCGGTGAAGGTCACAGGTCGGAAATCAGATAAGGTCACAAAGCTTCACTGTCTTGTGTACGGATTTCACCCCAGAGCTGTGGACGTGAAGTGGATGAAGAATGGTATAGATGAGGTTCCCTCCTATGAGACCACACATGTCCTCCCCAATCCTGACGGCACCTATCAGATCAGGGTCAGTGTGGAAGTGATCCCCAAAGAGGGCGAGAGTTACTCCTGTTATGTGGATCACAGCAGCCTGAAGGAACCACTCCTTGTAAAACTAG AGCCAAAGCAGGACTCCCCCCTGATGATGATCATCATCGTGGTCGTGGTCGTGGTCGTTCTTATATGTGTCATTGCTGTGGTAGTTCTATTCAAAA AAATAAGGAACAGTTACACAGCGGCCAACA CTTCTGACACGCCAGCTGACACCAGTAATGAAGTTGATGAGGAATTATGA